The segment ACTGGACACTGGATTTCTAGTTCCCTGTGTGCTTTATGTGAGATTTGGAGGGTAAATGTTAAAATTGGCGAAATGTTATTATTTAAGTCCTAGTATGGTTGTATGAACTTTAAGTGTGTGGAAAAGGTTTTCCCATTttagtatttatgtatttaacatATGAGTGCTGTTTAGAATataacatcattttattttagtgccCTGAAATTTCAGGGGCCAGTTGTTCAAAAAGTTTAATCTGGATCAGAATGATNNNNNNNNNNNNNNNNNNNNNNNNNNNNNNNNNNNNNNNNNNNNNNNNNNNNNNNNNNNNNNNNNNNNNNNNNNNNNNNNNNNNNNNNNNNNNNNNNNNNNNNNNNNNNNNNNNNNNNNNNNNNNNNNNNNNNNNNNNNNNNNNNNNNNNNNNNNNNNNNNNNNNNNNNNNNNNNNNNNNNNNNNNNNNNNNNNNNNNNNNNNNNNNNNNNNNNNNNNNNNNNNNNNNNNNNNNNNNNNNNNNNNNNNNNNNNNNNNNNNNNNNNNNNNNNNNNNNNNNNNNNNNNNNNNNNNNNNNNNNNNNNNNNNNNNNNNNNNNNNNNNNNNNNNNNNNNNNNNNNNNNNNNNNNNNNNNNNNNNNNNNNNNNNNNNNNNNNNNNNNNNNNNNNNNNNNNNNNNNNNNNNNNNNNNNNNNNNNNNNNNNNNNNNNNNNNNNNNNNNNNNNNNNNNNNNNNNNNNNNNNNNNNNNNNNNNNNNNNNNNNNNNNNNNNNNNNNNNNNNAAAGCAAAATTGGATTGGATTACCCTGATCCAGATAGACACTTTTTCAGATTTCCAAATCCGGATTACTAGTGCTCTATGGAGCCCCTAAAGGGACATGGTGAAAAGAGTTCCATTGGCAATGTTTTGTATTCTAGTTTTGCATTGCAATTAGACAAAAAACTACTTCAAAGAATACTTCTGACTGGTCCATCTCTGAGAAACGTTTACAACGTCTAATCAGtgattagagaaaaaaaaaaaatacagtatatatatatatatatatatatatatatatatatatatatatatatatatatatatatatatatatgatttattatatgaaataataataaaatcttgttttttttggaccagttttaaagttgttttgttcctgaaatcCACCCTTCTGCTGGGatcagaataataaaaataaaattttgatcaAAAGTTTCACAATCTTACTAAAAGATCCACTTCAAAGATCCTCTCCAAGTGAATGGGGTTGAGCTCTTGTTCATCCATGTTTTATTatgcgttttattttattttattttagaaatgcttgtacagcactttggcgCAACTTTTCGTTGTTGGAATAGTGCTctataaaaaaactaaactcaACTGAAACTGAAAACGTTTTGAACAACACAAACTGAGGACTGAGAACAAGccattttcaagatttgatccaatccCATGGCCAAAATCTgtttagattacttttgaacaACTGGCCCCAGGTGTTTGACTTCTCATACTGTATATTGAATTCCAGTCCACCCAGGAATAGCTGACACCACAACTGAAGGCCAGTGTATCCATAGTGATTATTTGAAATGTTTAAGAAATTATACCAGAAGTGTATCAGCGGCCTGAATGAAGCTAAACTGGTTGAGTCTGGTCAGTATCTGTAAAATTAAAATCCTAAGGGAAACTGAGATTGCttttggaagaggtgttagtgaggccagcaagGGGGTTGTCAGTGCAGATCCTAATGCTTCAATGTTGTAATGATAACACTAAAGGCAATTTCCTTTTGACGTTACGGCTTTTTGTGTACAATGTACACTTCAGGGTTTGGGTGGTGTGTAAATAAATAGAGGCCCAATACTGAATCAGCTGCATCAATTCATACTCCAGATAGCAATGAACAGTAATGCTCATTATCCATTTGATTGTAAACACTAGAGCCCCACCCCAGGTTTACATAATGCATTTAGTAATAACCCACTTTAAGCAATTTGAACATAATAGTTCCGTATTATTGATACAAGTATGGAAAAGATCTGGTATTGCAAGGTTTACAAAGTGCATTCAGTCGACCAGGAAGGTTGTTTAAAACCATTGTAGATTTCTGCACACTAAATAATCAACACCAATATGGGTCTATTATTAGATTAACCAGATAGAATTAGTAACATAATAAATTTCTGCATATGCTCTTGTAGTAGTAAAAGCATCGTTATCAGTCAGAAGGTTAATCAAAATTGAGTTCATATCAGTTAATCCTGGAACGACTTGCCTAGTTTAATTTTTACCTTTTTGTAGGCCACAGAAAGTAAATCATTAACGGTGTTTAtcttttagctggtttaaacatCACTTTTGTATTGACTATAACCTCTAACACACCTGTTTGTTAAAAACAAAGAGATCATTCAATCCAGCCAAAAATGTTTATTCATCAAATTCACTTGGATAAAACCAATTAGTGTACATTAAATGCAAAAGCATCAGCTTGATGACGAACAACCACAAGAtgacaaattaaaagagccaGTATCTTATAGATGTAGCCTCTAAATGTTAACCTTTCAAGGCTTAACAAATCTAAACTTTGCATTAGAGCTACAGGATGACATTGCTAGATGATTTAAGCATACAGTACAGCTGTATTTGCAACATGCATAGGATCTCAGGGCTGCATTTAGCTGCTGCCTCCATCCAGGGTGTGCTTGTCAAACAGGTACTCTGCCATCCTGTTGTTACCAGCATCCATCTTGGTAAGGTTAGTGATGTGGTCACCGATCTTCTTGATGGACTCAACCTGCTCATTCAGGTAGTGAGTCTCCAGGAAGTCACACAGCTGTTGGACAAGACATCAGAAAAAGGTTTTAGAACATTTAATATTAAGATGGATGGGATAGAGGTGAGGGGAGATGAAATGTACATTATAACAGAAACTTAGGAACTTACATGAGGGTCTCCCTTCTCAGAAGCAACCTTATGCAGATCCAGCAGAGCCTGGTTGACGTTCTTCTCCAGCTGAAGAGCACACTGCATAGCAGTCAGTCCATTGTCCCACTCATCACGCTCTGGTTTCTGAGGAAAGAGAGACAAACACGTCAGTGATCATGTGATACCCCCTCCCCCTTCAACTCAACATGCTCTTTCAAATTGAACCAGAGACAGTTTTATCAAATCGTTCAACATTAAATACGCATTTCAAATGTAAATCACCTTGACGTCCTGAAGGACGATGCGTCCACCTCTCTTGTTCTGGAAGTCCATGAACTTCTCGGCATGTTCTCGCTCCTCCTCACTGTTCTCCTTGAAGAACTTCGCAAATCCAGGAAGGGCTACATCATCCCGTTTGAAATAGTGTGCCTGTAAGGAAGAAAAGAATAAAATGAAAACCCTTATGAGGCGTCGTGAAAGTGAGATAAGTGACGAAGAATAAACAACGATTGCAACACTGTCGCattcaaaagaaaaagaaaaaaaagccaaaatgcaTGGTTTAGTATATGCATTTGAGGGGAAAATGGATACCTACCATGGAGGTGTAGGTGTAGCCAGCATAAAGCTCCAAATTCACCATCTTGTTGATCAAAGCCTCGCAGTCGCGGTCGTAGTTCTGGCGAATCTGAGAATCCATTTCGGCGGATGTTTTGTCGTTTTATTATCAAACTGTacgtaaaaaataataaatacgaAATTAGTTGTTTTCCAAGGAAGAATCCAGCGAGCTCGAAGTTCCGTTCAATCACTGTTGAAGCAAGAACCTCTTGAGATCGTCCTGTAGCTGTGAAATGGAAGGTGCGCGTTCGTCTTATATACTCTCACAACATGACGAGGCAGTAGAACTGAAACCAGCCAATCAAAAAACGAACTGAATGAGGAAGTGGTAAACAGTCAGCTGAGAGTCAGTAGACAAAGGAAATTagatattttcctttttttgatCATTAATGCCCAACTGAATTCAACAGAAAACAATGTGACATGCTGGATTTTTGTGTGAGTAATATGTAGACAATGTAACAGTATGTTTTCTATTAAACTAGCATATGGCATATTTAAATTTCAGGAGTGCAATGCGAGTGATAAAAAAACAGTAAACCTGATTCTAACATTCGCATTAACTGTTCAAAGTAGAGATTAGAacgaatgttatttttttaaaaatatataatgcagCATGTTTGCTTTTAATCAGCGTGTGCTGCATTGTATTTGCACAGCACACATTCAATTATTTACAGAAAGAATGAAATGATCTTAGGATCGAAGGATCAAAGTGTGTTCAACTAGTGAAATGAAATAGTACAATAATGTGCTGCGTATTTTACACTATAGAAACGGAAGCCATATGGTAAATATCATGGGACAGTCTTTCAATAACAGCTGGAGCATTTTCTTATATTTCTTATCACTTATAGTTAGTGCCTTCGGAAGTAAAGTTAATCCATCAGGTGACAGTGACTAAGCATTTTGACATAATTTGCACACGAAACCTCACTTTTGTCAGCAATAAAACATGTCCACTCACAAGACGCGGTGTTGTGCTGTGTCACCGTGACTCAGCAGCATTTCGCCATTTGACTTCCTTAATTGTGGCTTTGTTGAGGAAACAGCTGCCCATTTGTTTTTTGATTGTGGTGTTACCAACAAATTATGGGTTGACTTAAGCTCATATATTTTTAGTCTTACAAATGTAACCCATACTTTTGACctcaaaaatgttatttttttattatgaaaatcCAAAACAATTATCTGTTGAATATGTTGTTAACTTTCTTATACTGAATGCAAAATTTTTCCTTCATAAGCAAAAATGGCTCAAATCTCTTCTTTCTTTTTCCCTTTTTCTCGCTGATCTTGATTCTGTTGTTTCTTCTCTCAgacttataaataacaaaaagagTGCCAAATGTTTGTTGCATTATGACAATTTTTCTAAAAGGATGTAACTTATGTTTATACTTTTCTTTTCTGTATGGGTTACACAATAATTTGATGTAAGCAAATCCAGAAtattagtattatatatatatttttttttcttatgactATGTCTTAGGAATGTATCAGTCTGTAACTTCCCTGTTCTTGTATGTGTTGTAcaaatttttgtaataaaaaaaaaaaaaaaaaaaaatatcacttcCTTATTCAATGCGCGAGTATGTTTGAAACTTGAATGAACTCGCAGGGTGTGCACTAGTCTCCATTTCACCTTTGTAGTAATCAGCTTTCAGCATAAGTGGAATGCCACACGTATTTTCCTATCactacttttttttatatatatgtatatatatacagtagtcaacatttgaagtggatcaaaaccttttatcaaagttgtccaaaaaacctaaacaataCTCATTCTTGTCTTCAGATaattttgatgaacttttttgatccacttcaaatgttgactactgtatatagaTAGGCTATATTTAACCGACTTTTTCGAGTAGTAATAAAAATACATAGCAATATCTGAATGAGGTGACCACTTACTttagaaatgtaataggttacaagTCACtctctttaaattgtaatatgtagtgtaactatttcaaatgtattaaagtaatgtaacattacattgccaaagtaatgtaactgactgacaaaatcagactttagcatGTCTTTTTAATTTGAGATCATTCTGAGGTAAAATTTACATTTAGTTTAATAGCTATGGTACTGTTTTTGATAGCAAATCTTTGCTTGactatgacaggaaacactggtATCTAACAATAATTTGGGAAGAAAAGCCTTAAAACCTTTAAAATAATCCATATACTTTACATGAATCCAAATAGGAAATGAAACAGTTCTcaaataagcatgtgtcctattctgtgtcttaaactcctgaaacattagtgtctcatattttagagcagtcaattgTTAACATTTTTATAAGTAACGGTAATTTAACTAAATTACTCAGTaactgtaactgattacattCATTACATATAATTAGTTACTCCTCAACACTGGATGTGACCTATGTAAATTTATAATCTGTGCAATATTCTATGCTACTTTTTAAGTCTTCTCGAACAGCACAGGTATGTTTCTAAGATGTCTGCTGCAGAGTGCTTGATCTGTTGTGTAAAAACATCTGATAAATGTATTAGGGCAGTTTTACGTCCATTCTAAATCAAACATCTTCAAGACATTTTCTAAATTAACATCGGATAGGAAATGTCTTCTGATAGATACATATTACACCTTGGAGATGTAAACGCAGATTCAtgtctctgtgatgtgcatgGTACTATCAAGGGTGGGTTgccattgttttttttaattaaataaaacagtaCCACTTATTTTGGGCTAGGTTTCTGATCATTTAGTATCTTTTTAATCACAGTTTTCACCCTAAACAAATCACATTAATGTCTATATATGACAACAAGGAATGTATGATATTGTTATACATTTTTTACATCTGTAATATAACCTGACTACTATTACTGCAGTTCTTTATTTGTCAGAATACAACTGTCTATCATGGGGAACAGTAATAGAAGTAATCTTCCTTATTTCACACGACTTTGTGAAAGTGAAACAAACGTTCTCCTAATATGCCCACCACTTTCTGATGTCCAAATTGCCTGTGGAAAACGTTAATAATAAGTGCTTTATGCAGTAGGGATCCAAATACTTTTCCAGACCACCGCCTTCCTCCAAAGCTCTTCTTGAAGAGAGGGATTTGAGCTGGTCCAGTTTTGTCCCGCTTCCTTGTCCTCTTCCTCTTCACAGTGTAGCCAAAGATGTTTGAGGGGACTGACACAGGAGTACTGAAGaaactgacagccctaataaaaagAATTTCCATGTATACAATAAGATGAGTGCTAACAGAACATTTCCCTTGCTTACAGTGGGCATTTATGCTTTTTATATAGAGCAGCATCTTTGTAAATGTACGCTACTGCCATGGTAAATACACAGTGTTTCCATGTCCTAAATCTCAATGCCTATAtctttttccatttaaaaaaaactcaccTCTTTACTGCCCCAATACCAAATGCTTTGAATCACACTGTGGTTGGCAAATGCCTGGGTCAGCTGATCCCTGCCCCCTGTTATTATACTGACCAGACCTCTGGGGACATCAGAGGCCTGCAGGACCTTTGAGCAAAAAGCAGAAGTTGACACATTACAAACATAAAGAACTGTAGAGTGACGATAAGATTAAAGTAAGTGTGAGGTGTCTACTGCTACCCCTTTAAACAtccacatacagttgaagtcaaaattgtacatacaccttgcagtatctgcaaaatgttaattattttaccaaaataagagggatcatacaaaatgcatttagtactgacctgaataagatatttcacattaccctggaaatccagaggtcttgcAAGATGACAGTCTTGCACAATTTGatttgtctctgcaagacactctggcatcgagcaataggctcgtttgagatgcgcCTAGCCTCGCCTGAAATGTAGGCGAGAGTAGGCGGCTGCAATGAGGGGAGGAGTGAAATAAGCGCAGTCAAGACGGGCAGTTTTGAGCTCTGCAAGCAGAACAGATACCTACGAGATCAAAGGCGGATATCGCGTTATTCACACTCACCTgctgtgttgctgataaacatgatataatttcagctctgttgcttttatatgaaaataaatatgatataagacactcaaagtgcttgctatttaattccatacgcaaggcgtatttatcattaaatttttactttaatacaaacctgtattttagatttttatagtaatatgacaacaatcacatatcacacagagatcgcactgtcatagtgtttgggaatattcatACATAATTTAAGCACATAACCAcatgatattagattaaaaaaataaaacattttagaagagAACGCAACATCGCAGTTGTTTGAACCAATGAGCTTTAAGCTGTGTCGTCAGCCAGTCGTTTCCCATCGTGCTTTTGGTCAGCGCAGTCGGTGGAGAGCTACTGCGCCCGACTGCTCAATTCGACACAGCCGCCTCGCCAtcgcgagagttttttggcacacgTCAGCACGATGTCAGAGCAGGTCGGACCCAACTCAGACACTTTTCTAACCGGCTTGCATCTTGCGTGGATTGCCGGTGATCGATTCTGCGCAGATTTTGTTAATCTCAAACGAGcccaatgatgcacgttactgcattacgtaagcagttctgtgaaccaatcaaatcggtgtatctgatgtaggcgggccagaggtgaGCTAAGctgacagcgctgcgacgtccggaatcatttagtaaacagatgaacaccagttgtttgaaacgactttggccgctacaatgaacgagttagacttggcttttaatataaaagaggaacagaaaaccgtgctcgaatcgttcctttgcaagaaggacgtttttgctgttttgccgactggatacggcaagagtttaatctatcagtcaGCTCCGCTGGTAGCCAAGCGTATGGGGTTTAGTGAAAACGTAGTGATTGGTcttggcgttatccaattgcgtgcagtgagagtttcaaatgcatgcttgatgccgcccctcgagttaggcccttttcattgttCGATGTCaaacccttaatcttaatagattagtgtctggattttttccagacTAATTTCACATaagatcctgttcaaaagtttacatccccttgattcttactgtgttgttacctgaatgatccacagctatgttttttttgtttagtgatagttgttcatgagttccttgtttgtcctgaacagttaaactgcctgctgttcttcagaaaaatccttcaggccccgcAATgcctttggttttcagcatttctgtgcagccctttccaacaatgactgcatgattttgagatccatttttccacactgaggacaattgagggactcatatgatatctttgtccttctgaagcatcagtgagcatttgaaccttctgtaatagttgcatatgagttcctcagttgtcctcagtgtgaaaagatggatctcaaaatcatacagtcattgttggaaagggttcaaatacacataaatgcttaaaaaaaaaaaaaaaaaaagaatttgtgggacctgaaggatttttctgaaaaacagcaggcagttgaaatgttcaagacaaacaagggacacataaacaactatgactaaaaaacacacagctgtggatcaggtaacatcacagtattaggaatcaagtgtatgtaaacttttgaacagggtcatttttataaattcaactattattttctcttgcagattctgcaagatgtaaacttttgacttcaactgcatacaaaaagtatttatTCAAAAAGTAACAAACCTGTATAAATTCAAGAGCTGGAAGAGGGTATTTTTCACTTGGCACCATGACAACAGCATTACCCATGGCAACAGCTGCCCCTAGCAATGACACCAGAGAGAGCAGCGGTTTGGAGTTGGGGAGAATCACTCCCAGCACCCCTAAAGCCTCAGGAGTAGACAGGGCGGAACCAGACTGTGGTGGGAACTTTAATGAAATGGACACATAATTAGAAAGCAGGCAAATAAAAACTTGTGTTAACCAGCCCCCTCTACTTACTATGGCCATGGTGCTTTCAGGCCACACATGTTCTCACACagtaaaaaatacattgcaaagcactagacaagacagagcaggttacttttgctatgaaacaaagtctcagcttttaaacgttgacattttgtaagaaatttaaacaataaatgccgttttgtGGCTCattaatgtgttgtgacagattGTTGTAGCACCTCAGTTTAAGCGGCACGTGAACTGATCATTTCtgcctctttactagttatagcacaaaataaacatgaatgaacatcagaaggtatcttgtttcaaccgcTGATAGACAATACACattatttttcaagttcaagtccactgtTGTAAACCTACTCTCCTGATTCAGTGTTATGACTgatcagatcgcctgtcaatcaaaatTTCCTGTGAAGGGTCAATTGTGCAAACATTCCAATTCAACTTAATAAATATCATAGGTTCTTACTGGAGTTCCACCCTGCTCTTTATCACAGCGAGCCGCCCAATTAGAAAGCCTGGAGACACTAAGCTCCACCTCTTTCTCTGCCTCTTCTAATGAGACACCGGTTTGAGTCTGGATCGATAAAGCCAAGTCCCGTCTCCTCTTATCCAGACTGTCAGCAAGTGAATAAAGGGCCTGAGAACGTGCAGCGGGGCTTTTCTTCATCCACCTGCAACAACAGATTTAGTTTTTAACCTGAATTACAGTCAATATGTTTTATCCTCATAGTAACTTGTTCATATGCTCCTACCCTGGCTGGACCTTACTGGAGGCCTCTACTGCATTCCGGACATCCTTCCTACCTCCGTCTGGGCAGTGAGCCAGTACAGCGCCCCCAGGGGCCAACACTGTCCTACTGCAGCCCGAGTCAGCTTTACACAACTGACCACCCACAAGCTGGGAGTAAAAGCGAGGGACactgtgagagagagaaagagagagagattggtCATAGAAGATGACAAGAGGAGCTCTGAGTTTATCAGACAGAAGTAGTGGTCAGGTAGCCACATTTTATACACTAAAAGGTATGAACTAAAGATATAGTAATACTAATAAATTTTATAATTGATATTACACAACTCATTGATACAGAAGCATGGTGTtcactattaaagggatagttcacccaaaaatttaaattctatcattattattatttattcaccctcatgtcattccaaactcgtaagaccttcgttcatcttcggaacaaaattacacttttctttttttgcttaaatattttttctttccATTTCCTCAAAAGATACAGGAGATAGGTACATGATCTCCAGAccagtaagttaaatttaccttgatcttcaaattcaaaaagatttcacccccggctcttaatgtactgtgtttccttctgaaacatcggTGAACGTTTTGTAAAAGTTGTAaaacgagtccctcagttgtcctcagtgtgaaaagatatatACGCACATGTAGTCCAAAaaggaaaataatagttgaatttataaaaattagtttacatacacttgattcttaatacggtgttgttacttgaataccacagctgttttttgttttgtttttccgtttgtaccttttgtaatagttgcatatgaggctCTCTGTGTGAAAAGAAAACTGCACTTCTAAAActcacaaatgacttgctacttgcgtcagatcaaggctgcgtctcattgctagtcttacttgatcttagtgctgcgttcgacactatagatcatgacatactcatagatcgattacaaagctatacaggtattcaagggcaggctttaagatggttcagatcatacctgtccgatcgctaccactttgtttatttaaatggggagtcatcgcagctatcaccagtaaagtatggagtgccacaaggatctgtcctaggtcctctgctattttcaatttacatgttaccccttggtaatattattaggaaatatgtgattagtttccattgttatatatagttactatatatttcaacaagaccagatgaaacttctaacttagcaaagttaacagtgtgttaaaaatgtgaaagactggatgacctataattttctactattaaattcagataaaactgagatattacttattgagccaaaaaacagtacacagaatctcttaaactgcaatttgcaattagacagatgtactgttatttcctctacagtcaaaaatctgggtgttatatttaagcaataaggtacgagaggccgtgctgtatcatgaataaatcacggctgaagggcgttgcctgatgatacagcacggcctcaagtaccttattgcttttataaaacggttaccacacaataaaaatattaaaatcaaaaatatatattaatttatatatattaggttgtacgttttgtaaagtaaaatcattaactgacttccgctgtaaaaagtagtccctaactgctgcagctgtgtttacattgctaagggtggttgctaaggggctcaatgatacacaaaaccattgagtgaagcggtcatagcagtgccgtatcatgaatacgacacagctgctgaccaatccgaattgaggaatggaactaaccgttttataatagaCAGCAacctgatgcagaaaagttagttcatgcttTCATGACGTCTAGATTGGAcaattgtaatgcactactaggtggctgtcctgcatcttcaataaacaagctacaggtagtccaaaatgcagctgctagagtgcttaccaggtcaagaaaatatgatcatattaccctgATTTTaaagtctctgcactggctacctattacgttccgtatcacttacaaaatattacttcttacctataaggcccttaatggtttagctcctgcatacctaactagtctcctaccacgctacaatccttcacgctccctaaggtcgcaaaactctggacttttgatagtacctaggatagcaaagtccactaaaggagggagagccttttctcatttggctcccaaactctggaatagcctccctgataacgttcggggttcagacacactctctatgtttaaatctagattaaatactcatctctttagccaagcattcacataatgtatctcataacgttgtactacagttacatctgatcaaatgcacatcaacattcttcagcttgggctaaacacataattttagcttggttggaacagcagctatgctaattatttctctatttgtttctctgtttctgccacggaatTTCCATcctgtggtaactaggaattacacaagattaagTCTGGATTCAGAACACCTGAGaggagatgatgccaacccctcagaggaccgccgatgatgccagccttgaaacaacatacagcactacacaatttctatacaagtttgattgcaacacattatcattactattagtgttcatcatctgttttattacacagttactgattttaatatttataccatatgtacatcgacttgacatacag is part of the Garra rufa chromosome 1, GarRuf1.0, whole genome shotgun sequence genome and harbors:
- the LOC141341753 gene encoding ferritin, middle subunit-like — encoded protein: MDSQIRQNYDRDCEALINKMVNLELYAGYTYTSMAHYFKRDDVALPGFAKFFKENSEEEREHAEKFMDFQNKRGGRIVLQDVKKPERDEWDNGLTAMQCALQLEKNVNQALLDLHKVASEKGDPHLCDFLETHYLNEQVESIKKIGDHITNLTKMDAGNNRMAEYLFDKHTLDGGSS